A section of the Longimicrobiaceae bacterium genome encodes:
- a CDS encoding amidase family protein produces GVVPAAGANDGGGSIRIPASHCGLFGLKPTRGRVPAGPHHGEVWEGASLDHSLTRTVRDSAVLLDAIAGPDPGAPYTIVPPERPYKEEVGRAPGRLRVGFSARSPLGTPVHPECAEAVRRTAALLEELGHIVEEAEPDVDGHAVARCYFVLYFGQVAATLDRIEAESPGAGRRAELSTRALAAVGRNLPAGDYVRSRQRWNEFARAMAAFHERYDLFLTPTVAEPPVRIGELAPRRLERLQMRLVSGLRLGRLVPFMRLVDRLATESLSRTPFTQLANLTGQPAMSVPLHWTPEGLPVGTHFVAPFGEESTLFRLAAQLEEARPWRERRAPSR; encoded by the coding sequence CCGGGGTGGTGCCGGCCGCCGGGGCGAACGACGGGGGCGGCTCCATCCGCATCCCGGCGTCGCACTGCGGGCTCTTCGGGCTGAAGCCCACCCGCGGGCGGGTGCCGGCGGGACCGCATCACGGCGAGGTATGGGAGGGGGCCTCCCTGGACCACTCGCTCACCCGCACCGTGCGCGACAGCGCGGTCCTGCTCGACGCCATCGCCGGCCCGGACCCGGGGGCGCCGTACACCATCGTCCCGCCGGAGCGGCCGTACAAGGAGGAGGTGGGGCGCGCGCCGGGGCGGCTGCGCGTGGGCTTCTCCGCGCGCTCTCCGCTGGGGACGCCGGTGCACCCGGAGTGCGCGGAGGCGGTGCGCCGCACGGCCGCGCTGCTGGAGGAGCTGGGCCACATCGTGGAGGAGGCGGAGCCCGACGTCGACGGGCACGCCGTGGCGCGCTGCTACTTCGTGCTGTACTTCGGGCAGGTGGCGGCGACGCTGGACCGTATCGAGGCCGAGTCGCCGGGGGCCGGCCGCCGCGCGGAGCTGTCCACCCGCGCGCTCGCGGCCGTCGGGCGGAACCTCCCCGCCGGGGACTACGTCCGGTCCCGGCAGCGCTGGAACGAGTTCGCCCGGGCGATGGCGGCCTTCCACGAGCGCTACGACCTGTTCCTCACCCCCACCGTCGCGGAGCCGCCGGTCCGCATCGGCGAGCTGGCGCCGCGCCGGCTGGAGCGGCTGCAGATGCGGCTCGTCAGCGGGCTGCGCCTTGGCCGCCTCGTGCCCTTCATGCGCCTGGTGGACCGCCTCGCCACCGAGAGCCTGAGCCGCACCCCGTTCACCCAGCTCGCGAACCTCACGGGCCAGCCGGCCATGTCGGTCCCGCTGCACTGGACGCCGGAGGGGCTCCCGGTCGGCACGCACTTCGTTGCGCCCTTCGGCGAAGAGTCGACGCTGTTCCGGCTCGCGGCGCAGCTGGAGGAGGCGCGGCCGTGGCGGGAGCGGCGGGCACCCTCGCGCTGA